From the Jilunia laotingensis genome, the window TTGTTCTTACTCTTTGTTCGGAAACGATTTATCTTTCCAACCGAGAACTCTCTCTGTTTTATGTTTGTGGCGGAGCATTGCCTGTGTTTGCGGTTTCATTCAAGCAGGTATTTTGCAGGGTGCTTTGAAGAATCAAGGAATAGAATCTTTTTTAAAGAATGAAGTGGTTTCTTGTGTGTTTGCCAACTCCCCAGGTTTTCAGATTGAGGTATACGTTTTCAAATCAGATTATGAAAGAGCGAAAGGAATACTAATCAAGGGATTTCCTGATTTGGTAAAAGAGTAATCGTTGAAAAAGATTTTGAAATATGAATGATGGAAAGCAGGTGTGCCAAAATGCCTTTCAATATAAAAATTAACCTCGTTTCAAATGTGGTAGTGACGGGGAGAATCTTTAAAAAGGAATATTTGACACACTCACTTTGATCTTATTGTATTACGCCTGCCCATCCACCGTTTCGTACCATTTGGATGGTTATCTGCGATTTGCTGTCTACGCGGCTTTCTCTTTTTTTATAAT encodes:
- a CDS encoding putative signal transducing protein; protein product: MWRSIACVCGFIQAGILQGALKNQGIESFLKNEVVSCVFANSPGFQIEVYVFKSDYERAKGILIKGFPDLVKE